In one Dermacentor variabilis isolate Ectoservices chromosome 4, ASM5094787v1, whole genome shotgun sequence genomic region, the following are encoded:
- the mIF3 gene encoding mitochondrial translation initiation factor 3 isoform X1, protein MTISSSAVVPVFEFCGAPECLTFVMFLARCLALRLHSFTAYAVKTANVCVVQAAFESTTNAPHLTRVAASSHVLVRRYCQDSKKPDKQKLEFVLLINTDDKVLGTRTMDEALAFAKKHDSHLVKLQDDKHAEAKKRKTYKVMTTQQMVAYEEKLANAAGVTSASGAAKQRTVKHVTATSKITENDLNTKLKSIGKWLEKKCEIRVGITGTPDSTKQLENIYQKFETFLAGEARFLQKRINNGVLKFVIMPPSEKKNSQKPHSSEKEVSEQ, encoded by the exons atgaccaTCTCTTCCTCGGCAGTTGTGCCCGTGTTTGAATTCTGTGGTGCACCGGAATGCTTAACGTTCGTGATGTTCTTGGCAAGATGTCTAGCTCTGCGACTGCACAGTTTTACTGCTTATGCTGTGAAGACGGCAAACGTATGCGTTGTGCAGGCGGCTTTTGAATCGACGACAAATGCCCCGCATTTGACGAGAGTTGCTGCTAGTAGCCATGTGCTCGTGCGCCGTTATTGCCAAGATTCTAAAAAGCCAGATAAACAGAAACTAGAATTCGTCTTGCTGATTAACACCGATGACAAAGTGCTTGGAACAAGAACAATGGACGAAGCACTCGCGTTTGCCAAGAAACACGATTCGCA CTTGGTCAAGCTACAAGATGATAAACATGCTGAAGccaagaaaaggaaaacataCAAGGTCATGACAACACAGCAGATGGTTGCATATGAAGAAAAGCTAGCAAATGCTGCTGGAGTAACGAGTGCTTCAGGTGCAGCAAAGCAGCGGACTGTTAAGCATGTGACTGCAACCAGCAAGATCACTGAAAATGACCTCAACACCAAGCTCAAGAGCATAGGAAAGTGGTTGGAAAAGAAATGTGAAATCCGCGTTGGCATAACTGGAACTCCAGATTCGACAAAACAGTTG GAAAATATATACCAGAAGTTTGAGACTTTCCTCGCTGGCGAAGCAAGGTTTCTGCAGAAGAGGATTAACAACGGAGTGCTGAAATTTGTGATTATGCCACCTTCAGAGAAAAAGAACTCTCAGAAGCCTCATTCATCTGAAAAAGAAGTCTCTGAACAGTGA
- the mIF3 gene encoding mitochondrial translation initiation factor 3 isoform X2: MIRHSDRLVKLQDDKHAEAKKRKTYKVMTTQQMVAYEEKLANAAGVTSASGAAKQRTVKHVTATSKITENDLNTKLKSIGKWLEKKCEIRVGITGTPDSTKQLENIYQKFETFLAGEARFLQKRINNGVLKFVIMPPSEKKNSQKPHSSEKEVSEQ; this comes from the exons CTTGGTCAAGCTACAAGATGATAAACATGCTGAAGccaagaaaaggaaaacataCAAGGTCATGACAACACAGCAGATGGTTGCATATGAAGAAAAGCTAGCAAATGCTGCTGGAGTAACGAGTGCTTCAGGTGCAGCAAAGCAGCGGACTGTTAAGCATGTGACTGCAACCAGCAAGATCACTGAAAATGACCTCAACACCAAGCTCAAGAGCATAGGAAAGTGGTTGGAAAAGAAATGTGAAATCCGCGTTGGCATAACTGGAACTCCAGATTCGACAAAACAGTTG GAAAATATATACCAGAAGTTTGAGACTTTCCTCGCTGGCGAAGCAAGGTTTCTGCAGAAGAGGATTAACAACGGAGTGCTGAAATTTGTGATTATGCCACCTTCAGAGAAAAAGAACTCTCAGAAGCCTCATTCATCTGAAAAAGAAGTCTCTGAACAGTGA